A window of Fragaria vesca subsp. vesca linkage group LG7, FraVesHawaii_1.0, whole genome shotgun sequence contains these coding sequences:
- the LOC101290820 gene encoding uncharacterized protein LOC101290820, translating to MVRRRSVKKKSATINSMLDEHVLGLILEKIKDKEDRDSFSEVCKSWLRVERVTRRSLRVRQPIPLKAMTAFPYLVHFKSGELTTRRKKRNKRVWEYPQTDTHLEVIANRCHELETFKVSCRNYDHDHAHLGPKGLHALAFGCPKLSTLGFCGSKVVGNPGVDAFFHSVQNLKNLYLIGNVLISDRALRAIGSSSISTLELVYCDNITDEGLGFLANGSTSKTLKKLVLKDCPKITDKGAELLRNMCRLEHLALCCKVRSRFTDTGGVAISAFQTLKELRLSHVDVSDRTMVALAENCSKLETLDVESYWVTGAGIRAFSGHKCLKHLSVMYGSSAKFDKSDVERLALGCPSLKSVIFDKSLEGSFEPMLENTRRIIKFKNFYTLPPFMTTDW from the coding sequence ATGGTTAGACGTCGTAGCGTCAAAAAGAAATCAGCGACGATTAATTCGATGCTGGACGAACATGTGCTTGGCCTAATCCTTGAGAAAATCAAGGACAAAGAAGACAGAGACTCGTTCTCGGAGGTGTGCAAGAGTTGGTTAAGAGTGGAACGTGTGACACGAAGATCACTTAGGGTTAGGCAACCAATACCCCTGAAAGCAATGACTGCATTCCCATACCTGGTCCATTTCAAATCAGGTGAGCTTACCACACGAAGGAAAAAGAGAAACAAAAGAGTATGGGAGTATCCGCAGACAGACACCCACCTGGAGGTCATAGCCAATAGGTGCCACGAACTCGAGACCTTCAAGGTATCATGTAGGAACTATGATCATGATCATGCTCATTTGGGGCCAAAAGGTCTACATGCTTTGGCATTTGGGTGTCCCAAACTATCCACACTTGGATTTTGTGGCAGTAAGGTGGTAGGGAATCCTGGAGTTGATGCGTTTTTTCACTCAGTACAAAACTTGAAGAATTTGTATCTGATTGGTAATGTTCTTATCTCTGATCGAGCACTTAGAGCAATCGGATCATCTTCCATTAGCACCTTGGAGTTGGTATACTGTGATAACATTACTGATGAGGGATTGGGGTTTTTGGCAAATGGTTCTACCTCTAAAACCCTCAAGAAACTGGTCCTCAAGGATTGCCCTAAAATCACTGATAAAGGGGCCGAGCTATTGCGCAACATGTGTAGATTGGAGCACCTGGCATTGTGCTGTAAGGTGAGGAGTCGGTTCACTGATACAGGTGGTGTGGCAATTTCTGCATTTCAGACCCTCAAGGAATTGAGATTGAGTCATGTGGACGTGTCAGACCGCACCATGGTTGCTCTTGCTGAGAATTGCAGCAAATTGGAAACACTTGATGTAGAGTCTTATTGGGTAACCGGAGCTGGCATTCGTGCATTTTCAGGTCATAAATGCTTGAAGCACCTTTCAGTAATGTATGGTTCATCAGCCAAATTCGATAAATCAGATGTGGAACGCTTAGCTCTTGGATGCCCATCATTGAAGTCTGTTATATTTGACAAGTCGTTAGAAGGGAGTTTTGAACCGATGCTCGAGAACACTAGAAGAATCATAAAATTCAAAAATTTCTATACTCTTCCCCCTTTCATGACCACGGATTGGTAG